CGTGCGCGTCAATGCTGCGCAAATCACGCGTGGTCACGCGCAGCTTCACAAAGCGCTTCAGCTCGGGCACCCAAATGCGGCGCTCCTGCAAGTTCACATCCCAGCGGCGGCGACTGCGCTTCTTGGAGAAAGGCACATTGTTGCCGTAGCTGGGGCCCTTGCCGGTGATGGATGATCGTTTGGACATGAAAAAACTCCTTAGCAGCGGGACATTATACCAATGAAAGGGCAATTTGGAAAATGAGCTGCAGCGCCACCGCCCCGAAAGCCTTAGCGCGCCACTTCCCAGGCCAGGTGCTCCAGTTCGGGGGCAATCAGCTGCTCCCAGGCCAGTTGCACCGCCGCCGGGCTGCCCGGGGTGGAGATAACCACCTTGCCGCGGTAGACTCCGGCAGTGGCGCGTGAAAACATGGCCGCCGCCCCCACCTGCGCATAGCTCAGCATACGAAACAACTCACCAAAACCCGGCAAGGTTTTCTCCAGATTGCGGCTCAGCACATCAAAGGTGGTATCCCGCCGCGAGATGCCCGTGCCGCCATTGAACAGCAGCAGCTGTGCCGGGCCAGCGGCCAGCGCATCCAATACGGCTTGAATCTCGGCTGGCTCGTCAGGCACGATGTGGTAAGCAGCCACCTGATGGCCTAACGCCTCGATCTGTGGGCGCAGGTAGTGCGCGTTGGTATCCGTTTCGGCGCGGCGGCTATCGCTGACGGTGATGATCGCCAGGGCCAGCGGGCCACGCTGGGCGGCCAGTTGGCGATGGGCCTGCGAAGAGTCCGATGGGCTCATGCTCTGATTTTATCGCGGCGCGCCACGCTTCTCGTTTATACTGCCCGGCGATGACGGAGCATTTCCCTGACAATTTCCTATGGGGCGCTGCTACGGCCGCCTTTCAAATCGAAGGCGCCGCCAGCGAAGATGGGCGCGGCGAGAGCATTTGGGATCGCTTCGCGCACACGCCGGGCAAAGTCTTCGGCGGCCACACGGGCGATCGCGCCTGTGACCATTACCATCGCTGGCGCGACGATATCCGCCTGATGCAGCAGTTGGGCTTGCAGGCCTATCGCTTCTCGATTGCCTGGAGCCGCATTCTGCCCGAAGGCTATGGCCGCGTAAACGCCAAGGGGCTGGATTTTTATAGCCGCCTGGTGGATGGCCTGCTCGAAGCCGGCATCCAACCCTATGCCACGCTCTACCATTGGGATCTGCCGCAAGCGCTGCAAGACCGCGGCGGCTGGCCGGCGCG
The DNA window shown above is from Anaerolineales bacterium and carries:
- the rpmB gene encoding 50S ribosomal protein L28 produces the protein MSKRSSITGKGPSYGNNVPFSKKRSRRRWDVNLQERRIWVPELKRFVKLRVTTRDLRSIDAHGLLAYLRSNGKTLADVS
- a CDS encoding molybdenum cofactor biosynthesis protein MoaB, with the protein product MSPSDSSQAHRQLAAQRGPLALAIITVSDSRRAETDTNAHYLRPQIEALGHQVAAYHIVPDEPAEIQAVLDALAAGPAQLLLFNGGTGISRRDTTFDVLSRNLEKTLPGFGELFRMLSYAQVGAAAMFSRATAGVYRGKVVISTPGSPAAVQLAWEQLIAPELEHLAWEVAR